One region of Sporohalobacter salinus genomic DNA includes:
- the hisZ gene encoding ATP phosphoribosyltransferase regulatory subunit, protein MDKELNFTKMQTPDGTKDYLPNEVKKKKYLERKIESIFTRWGYEEVITPSIEFFAALSVGTGQELQQKMYKLFDRNGHILALRPEMTAPIARLVANRLNEAPRPLRLSYQANVFKYETPQAGRQREFYQAGIELIGVEEKLADAEIVAIAVEVLQQVGLENFSLDIGQIDYLTGLMGETSLTEEMKNRFRRKLAQKDFVGLERLVKEIDLTSRQKKAILTLPDLRGGKEIIDQARELVDNQESKSALNNLEKIYKNLELLGVADYINLDLNIIRGFNYYTGMVFEGYTKDLGFTICGGGRYDNLLEQFGDEGSATGFAVGIDRLLIALENQNIKLPIKDDKIFLLYDKDKKQTAIDLAKKLRREGKKVVLEIMDRDLDNSIEYAFKKNLNQLIYLGSKDSIGDRDYEVDTLYGQEVFRLN, encoded by the coding sequence CTAGATGGGGTTATGAAGAGGTAATAACTCCGTCAATTGAGTTTTTTGCTGCTTTGTCAGTTGGGACTGGACAAGAATTACAACAGAAGATGTATAAATTATTTGATCGTAATGGTCATATTTTAGCCTTACGACCGGAAATGACAGCTCCAATTGCTAGATTAGTAGCAAACAGATTAAATGAAGCTCCGCGTCCGCTGCGGCTTTCTTATCAGGCAAATGTATTTAAATATGAAACTCCTCAAGCGGGACGTCAGCGTGAATTTTACCAAGCAGGTATAGAATTAATTGGGGTCGAGGAGAAGTTGGCTGATGCTGAAATTGTAGCTATAGCTGTAGAAGTATTGCAACAAGTAGGTTTAGAAAATTTTTCTTTAGATATTGGACAGATTGATTATTTAACTGGCTTAATGGGAGAAACAAGTTTAACTGAAGAAATGAAGAATAGGTTTCGAAGGAAGTTAGCTCAAAAAGACTTTGTAGGTTTAGAAAGACTAGTAAAAGAGATAGATTTAACTTCCAGACAGAAGAAAGCTATTCTTACTTTACCAGATTTAAGAGGGGGAAAAGAAATTATAGATCAAGCTCGAGAACTAGTGGATAATCAAGAATCAAAGTCAGCTTTGAATAATCTAGAGAAAATCTATAAAAATTTAGAACTGTTGGGAGTAGCTGATTACATAAATCTTGATTTAAATATTATTCGTGGATTTAATTACTATACAGGAATGGTTTTTGAGGGTTATACGAAAGATTTAGGATTTACTATTTGTGGTGGCGGAAGATATGATAATTTATTAGAACAGTTTGGAGATGAAGGTTCAGCTACAGGTTTTGCAGTTGGAATTGATAGATTATTAATAGCTTTAGAAAATCAGAATATAAAATTGCCGATTAAGGATGATAAGATATTCTTGCTTTATGATAAGGATAAAAAACAAACAGCAATTGATTTAGCTAAAAAGTTACGAAGGGAAGGTAAGAAAGTAGTTTTAGAAATAATGGATCGTGATTTAGATAATAGTATAGAGTATGCATTTAAAAAGAATTTGAACCAATTAATCTATCTTGGTTCTAAGGATTCAATTGGAGATAGGGATTATGAAGTTGATACTTTGTATGGACAAGAAGTATTTAGATTAAATTAG